The window AttattttgtgttgctattgggttgcatgttttactactgttttgtggagttttggaggaggaagggtgtgtataaacaccacataaatgcagggtggtgggctggtcgttcgttgTAACATTTTCGggctgtttgacactactacgatgGTCGTTTTGTATATGAAGAGATTgaggtgtgttgggctgttttgtagtattttgtggtgtgtatataaggttgaaaaataatgtatatatgtttttattgtttcattcttgtgttgttggtgttatcttgaatttggaggaagtaagtattataggggagatgttgcccgttttaatacaaaataagcttgttgttcgttgtgcgatagttgtacctttcgtaacttaataatagtattattatcgttgttgtagattaaggagcgaagaggcgagttcaacttggtgattggaaagattgtgataaggtatgttaaggctaagcccttccttcattttggcatgatctcgtaactacatgtgtttgataacgaggcataaagagaagttcatactcccgaatttatatacattatcctagtctcataagttacagtattctcccttatcgggactttatatttaattgagtattgtcttcttccagtcaagagagaaaagggtatatatatatatatacatagttttACAGTActtttaccaccatcgagctataatcgatatatatatatacacacacacacacacacacacacacacacacacgagcTATAATCGGGGGCAagcctctattgggcaacctcttatcagatggtaagttatatactgagcctactgtggccgagcgcctatgagctagcccaggatggccgagatacagggcctagtatggccgagcgcctatgagcgagcctactacggccgagaaGTTACATGtactgagccttatagggccggacatttattttacttactatattgaaggagttgagtcagtatcagcaggtaagtatatctccagttcaactttgactcccagttactttcagttattataatatcagttcagtttcagctttcagttatgttattaccttacatactcggtactttatttcgtactgacgtcctttttctggggatgctgcatttcatgcgtgtaggttcagatagacagacgggtagacctcctcagtaggtgttttccgagttcagCCTggtcggtaagctccacgtccttcgcaGTTATCGGGTCTAGTGTTTCGTATACATcttctgtatgtatgtatatatgttatgggtagatcggagccctgttccgatcacaatatatccattagtagaggcATGTAGATATATACTGTCAgctagtgcagtatgttgggcttgtagtcctggtatgtatattttgttggtttgtgagctgtagtagttatgacggccttgtcggcctagttTTATATTGATGTCTAATCAGCGCTAGTTTccgtttagttttatattttccTTTGCAAAGTGTCTTTCAATGTGTccccatggccaaattatgacattatacgttcagagtcccttagttgcaagatGGTAtgctaggttaggtgaggcaccgggtgcccgtctcGCCTCCCAGGTTCGGGGTGTTACCCACGGATGATGTatagattacagaggacttgtcatacgaggaaattccagtttccatcctagaccgacaaatccgcaagctacaaAATAAGGATCTAgcatccgtgaaggttttatggagaagcaagaatgtggaagagatgacgtaggaagcggaggaagaaatgaagtcaaaatacccctacctatttcaaactgaagatatggctcgagatgagATGCTACAGCACAACTCTATTCAGGtgagtaggtcatcaggtaagctcttatttcttgactttcagtatttatgatttacggttgtGTGAGGCAatgtgttgctatttatagacattggccatgtgtggcatgcatattATATTTTCTAGCGGCatgcaggttggttttagtctagtaTACGGAGGAGACTCTCACAAAatttttccaaagtctctaagaataaacattcgaggacgaaatTTCCTGGGGGGGGAtttctgttacaccctatattttcgtacgtaaaagtgcgtcgtgagcaaactaatgtaggaccaaaaatgcgatcatctttgaaaatatataatgtaagttaatcatgttacatcggaggttacaaatatttaagatcatgaacaacaagtacaaagagggttggaaggttcaaaagctaaaggaattgaagaaaataatgtttcgtcgaaagtcgacaagttgagaatgttataacatgtacttttggggtgagaccagGGTATTTAACATGATAAGCAGGTTATGTTATGGGTTATGTTAGTCGTATAATAGTCGTGTATTATGTTttaaagtcaagcgagtggtggaacaaaagtcgataaaaatcatcacaagttacgttaataagttttactgaaactttgggtcaaatgtaactgcgattttctcctaatatacttagagttatagggtcttccacccatcaaattgaatatatatgagtctatttactaactcattaaaccgtttgtcaatacgatatcgcaGTAGAGCGATAGGGGCGTTTTTGTGAGACTGCACAGACTGTCaactacttgcttaaatgaaaatCCAAAATTGGGCCAGTTCGAGTCGTCCAAATATGGGCTAGTTTGgttcgtccaaagaggcctttttaaaGCCCTATctccttcatatattagactgataataatacataataaccagacataagatctgcaaaaatcctcccaaaaattgcccacaaaccctaattgattttttctccctttcaagttctaattggaggcaaaacctagagtttgaagaaccaagataggagctgagttatccaacaaataaggtaagtttactgctctctttcatccattttatTCTGCTGTAAATGCATATTACATCGTTATATATTTGTAataactcacgggacggtgatcggaagccgtgagttcgagttattcacttgtagcggactattttgtgttgctgttgggctgcgtgttttactactattttgtgaagttttggaggaggaagggtgtgtataaataccacataaatgcagggtggtggGCTAGTCGTTTATTGTAATATTTTTGTtctgtttgacactactacgatgGTCGTTTTGTATATGAAGAGATTgaggtgtgttgggctgttttgtagtattttgtggtgtatacaaggttggaaaataatgtatatatgtttttattgtttcattcttgtattgttggtgttatcttgaatttggaggaagtaagtattataggggagatgctgcccgttttaatacaaaataagcttgttgttcgttgtgcgatagttgtaccttttgtAACTTAATGATACTATTATTATCGTTGTTATATATTAAGGAGCGAAGAGGCGaattcaacttggtgattggaaagattgtgataaggtatgttaaggctaagcccttccttcattttggcatgatctcgtaactacatgtgtttgataacgaggcataaagagaagttcatactcccaaatttatatacattatcctagtctcataagttacagtattctcccttatcaggaATTTATATTCAactgagtattgtcttcttccagtcaagtgtgtaaaagtgtgtgtgtgtgtgtgtgtgtgtgtgtgtgtgtgtgtgtgtgtgtgtatatatatatatatatatatatatatatatatatatatatatatatatatatatatatatatatatatacacacacacacacacaccaccatcgagctataatcgggggcaggcccctattgggcaacctctgatcagatggtaagttatataccgagcctactgtggccgagcgcctatgagcgagcccaggatggccgagagacagagcctagtatggccgagcgcctatgagcgagcctactacgaccgAGAAGATACATGtactgagccttatagggccgaacatttattttacttactatattgaaggagttgagtcagtatcagcaggtaagtatatctccagatcaactttgactcctagttactttcagttattataatATCAGTTCAGTTTGagctttcagttatgttattaccttacatactcggtacattattccgtactgacgtcctttttctggggatgctgcattttatgcgtgcaggttcagatagacagacgggtagacctcctcagtaggtgtttcccgagttcagcctggtccgtaagctccacgtccttcggagttatcgggtctagtgTTTCTTATACATcttctgtatgtatgtatatatgttatgggtaggtcgtggccctgttctgatcacaatacatccatcagtagaggcttgtagacatatcctgtcagctAGTGCAGTATGTCAGGCTTGTATGCCtgatatgtatattttattgatttgtcagctgtagtagttatgacatCTTGTCGGCCCATCTTTATATAGATGTCTAGTCAGCGCTAGTTTctgtttagttttatatttttctttgcaaAGTGTCTTGCAATGTGGTCCCATGGCCAaaatatgacattatatgttcagagtcccttagtcgcaagttggtacatTAGATTAGGTGAGGcatcgggtgccggtctcgccccccaggttcgtGGCATGACAATTTCTGTaacctttgttccttgatttggaaagtccatgtgacttggttgactacaAGTTGGGAATCACAACGTAGTATTAACCGTTTTGCTCCATACTTGAGTGCCAGCCTTAACCGTGTAATtttggcctcatactcggcctcgttgttagtcatatatttgggcaccttatggactggcgaatcactTCGCCGATTGGGatttcgagtacgagtcccagttcGGACCCTGGCACGTTAGACGCATCGTCGGTGTACAGGACCCAGAGGTATTGTGTTTGAGGAGAAACGTGGGCGGCTTCTCTTTTAACTACGGGCATTACTTTTGCGCTGAAGTTGACGACAAAGTCAGCAAACAATTGTGACTTTATTGCCGTTCGCGGTTGATATGTGATATTGTTCTCGCTCAGTTCGATGGACCATTTGGCCAACCTTCCCGACAACTCAGGTTTATGCAAAATGCTCATTAGGTTAAAAATCGTGACGACCGAAATGGGGTGGCACTGGAATATGGTATAAGATTTCGTGTAACTACGACTAAGGCCAGGGCCTATTTTTCGAGATAAGGGTACCTCGTCTCGGCATCGACTAATATTTTGCTAACGTAATAGATGGGAGACtacgtacctttattttctcaaACCAAGACTGCGCTTACAACTACTTCGGATATAGCAAGGAAAACGAGGAGACGTTCCCCTGGCTCTGGTTTTGAAAGTAATGGTGATGATGAAGGTACACTTTCAACTCCTTCAGGGCCTGGACACACTCAGAAGTCCATTGGAAGTCGTTATCCTTTTTGAGTACGCTGAAAAATCTGTGACACCTGTCTGATGATCGTGAGATGAATCACGAAAGGGCGGCGATATGGCCTGTCAACCTTCTGAACCTAATTTTTGGTGGTCAAGTGTTCTGGTATcccctcgatggctttgatttatCAGGATTGACCTCGATTCCTCATTGTGATACCAGGAAACCCAGAAATGTTCCTGATGCCATACCGAACACGCATTTTTTGGGGTTTAGTTTCATTCCGTATCGTCtgagtatgtcgaaggtttctctcagatggtcgatgtgatcttctttctttttggactTGACTAGCATGTCGTCTATGTAGACTTTCATTGTTTTGCCGAAGGGCATGACCTTGTAGCAGTACGTCCCCTGTTGAGTGACGAATGTGGTTATCTcctgatcttcttcttctatgAGGATTTGACTGTAGCTTGAATAGGCGTCCAAGAAGCTCAATAGTTCATGCCCGGTCGTTgagtcgatgagttggtcgatgtgggttaatgggaacgaatccttggggcatgctttgttcaaatatgTGAAATCCACGCATATCCgccatttcccattcttctttttcaccatcaccacgttggcgacccattggggataCTTCGACTCCCTGATGGAGATATTTTCCAATAGTTTCTCCACCTCTTCTCGTACTGCATCATTAATCGCGGAGTTGAACTTACGCCTAACCTACCTCACCGAGGGGTATAATGTGTCGACGTTCAATTTATGCGTGGCGATTTCCTTCGGGATACCCGacatatttgcatggctgaaagaaaacaaatctGCATTAGTAGTTAAGAATTGACAGAATTTACCTGGTTGCTGAAGTATACAATCGATGTAAGCTTTCTTGATGTGATCGTTGTTGTCCAattgaacggggtcgaggtcttctatggaCGATTCCgtagcttcgaccatgtcagggTCTATGATCTTGTCTTTGCTATCATCACATATCAACCTCGACCCTACTGATTGCTATGCCTCTTCTCCTTGGTCCTTCGCTTGTTGAGTGGTTGTGCAGTCTAGAGCGAtgtggtagcattcttgggatgTGCGTTGTTCCCATCTTATGCTGAATATCCCTTAGGGAGTCGGGAATTTGATGACCTGGTATAAGCTAGAGGGGATGTCCCTCATAGTGTATATCCATGGTCACCCTATTATGGCGTTGTACGTTGTGtcttggtccatgatgtggaatgtggttTCTAAAGTGACGCCACCAAGCGTGATTTCCCCTGAAGTTCGCTCAACTGCATTGTCAAAACCAGATAGCATGATATAACACGATATTATCTTATTttcgagtttcatttgtgcaagtactcgaggatggataatgcACGCGCCACTTTCATCGTCTACTATAATGTGTCTCACATAGGTATCTAAAATTTGTAAAGTAATAACAAGGGCATGATAGTGAGGGAAAACCAAACTATTAGTGTCTGACTTAtcaaagatgatactttcttcgagttcgtcgTACCATTCGTAGGTGATCGACTGTTTAAGCTTGTGGGTAGTGGTTAAATTTACGCTGTTGATAGAAGCATCTTCGccaccgccgatgatcatgtggacgGTG is drawn from Nicotiana tabacum cultivar K326 chromosome 22, ASM71507v2, whole genome shotgun sequence and contains these coding sequences:
- the LOC107818284 gene encoding uncharacterized protein LOC107818284; protein product: MPSLLSAHNFCVSPREIVYALEKLGTKVKWPQKLRLDLNTRKSDTLCEFHQEPGHKTEDCITLRQEVVNMFRQGHLKELLSDRGRTNFGRGSEQHQGPPNLPSPTRTVHMIIGGGEDASINSVNLTTTHKLKQSITYEWYDELEESIIFDKSDTNSLVFPHYHALVITLQILDTYVRHIIVDDESGACIIHPRVLAQMKLENKIISCYIMLSGFDNAVERTSGEITLGGVTLETTFHIMDQDTTYNAIIG